A genomic segment from Vanacampus margaritifer isolate UIUO_Vmar chromosome 3, RoL_Vmar_1.0, whole genome shotgun sequence encodes:
- the LOC144048856 gene encoding tubulin beta chain-like produces MREIVHLQAGQCGNQIGAKFWEVISDEHGIDPTGTYHGDSDLQLDRVNVYYNEASGGKYVPRAVLVDLEPGTMDSVRSGPFGQVFRPDNFVFGQSGAGNNWAKGHYTEGAELVDSVLDVVRKEAESCDCLQGFQLTHSLGGGTGSGMGTLLISKIREEYPDRIMNTFSVVPSPKVSDTVVEPYNATLSVHQLVENTDETYCIDNEALYDICFRTLKLTTPSYGDLNHLVSATMSGVTTCLRFPGQLNADLRKLAVNMVPFPRLHFFMPGFAPLTSRGSQQYRALTVPELTQQMFDAKNMMAACDPRQGRYLTVAAIFRGRMSMKEVDEQMLNVQNKNSSYFVEWIPNNVKTAVCDIAPRGLKMAATFIGNSTAIQELFKRISEQFTAMFRRKAFLHWYTGEGMDEMEFTEAESNMNDLVSEYQQYQDATAEDEGEYGEEDEDMA; encoded by the exons TTTTGGGAGGTGATCAGCGATGAGCATGGCATTGACCCAACTGGCACATACCATGGTGACAGTGACCTGCAGTTGGATAGGGTTAATGTCTACTATAATGAAGCTTCAG GTGGAAAATATGTTCCCCGTGCTGTATTGGTTGATCTGGAGCCAGGCACAATGGACTCTGTGCGGTCAGGACCTTTTGGTCAGGTCTTCAGACCAGACAACTTTGTCTTTG GCCAAAGTGGCGCCGGTAACAACTGGGCTAAGGGTCATTACACGGAGGGTGCAGAGCTAGTGGACTCCGTTTTGGATGTAGTGAGGAAAGAGGCTGAGAGCTGTGACTGCCTCCAGGGTTTCCAGCTCACACACTCTCTGGGTGGTGGTACTGGCTCCGGAATGGGCACTCTGCTCATTAGCAAAATCCGTGAAGAGTACCCAGACCGCATCATGAACACCTTCAGCGTGGTGCCTTCTCCCAAAGTATCCGATACGGTGGTTGAGCCCTACAACGCTACACTGTCAGTTCACCAGCTGGTAGAGAACACAGACGAGACCTACTGCATCGACAACGAGGCGCTGTACGATATCTGCTTCCGCACCCTCAAGCTCACCACTCCCTCCTATGGCGACCTTAACCACCTGGTCTCTGCCACCATGAGCGGCGTCACCACCTGCCTCAGGTTCCCTGGACAGCTCAATGCTGACCTGCGCAAACTGGCTGTCAACATGGTGCCCTTCCCTCGTCTGCACTTCTTCATGCCAGGCTTCGCCCCCCTCACAAGCAGAGGCAGCCAGCAGTACAGGGCTCTCACTGTGCCTGAGCTCACCCAGCAGATGTTTGATGCCAAAAACATGATGGCCGCCTGCGACCCACGCCAAGGTCGCTACCTGACCGTGGCCGCCATCTTCCGTGGCCGCATGTCCATGAAGGAGGTGGATGAGCAGATGCTCAACGTGCAGAACAAAAATAGCAGCTACTTTGTTGAATGGATCCCCAACAATGTCAAGACCGCAGTGTGTGACATTGCCCCTCGGGGcctcaagatggccgccaccttCATTGGCAACAGCACGGCCATCCAAGAGCTCTTCAAGCGCATCTCTGAGCAGTTTACAGCCATGTTCAGGCGCAAAGCTTTCCTCCACTGGTACACGGGCGAGGGCATGGATGAGATGGAGTTCACCGAGGCAGAGAGCAACATGAATGACCTGGTGTCAGAGTACCAGCAGTATCAGGATGCCACTGCTGAGGATGAGGGAGAATACGGTGAGGAAGATGAAGATATGGCTTAA